In Chanodichthys erythropterus isolate Z2021 chromosome 7, ASM2448905v1, whole genome shotgun sequence, a genomic segment contains:
- the LOC137022897 gene encoding putative nuclease HARBI1, translating to MASPFLPNPVDLSAQIVRRALRRERVFRDRQNPLAFPETYLYERYRFSAEGISYICELLEPHIRNVTRRSHALTVPQMVCIALRFFASGTYLYAVGDAENLGKNTVCRTIRKVVLALQGYINSFIVFPGHLSTMSLKEGFYKIAGFPRVIGALDCTHVAISTALGEHEADYVNRKSFHSLNVQMTCDHECMITSLDAKWPGSVHDSRIFCESVLCQRFEEGLFDGLLVGDRGYACQRFLLTPYPDPQPGPQNRFNVALSKTRVKIEMTFGILKARFNCLRHLRVSPERASQIVAACAILHNIATIRKEQLPPQNQHLPDEIDPITLDHPAGAAVRDAITIQYFT from the exons ATGGCTTCACCGTTTCTTCCGAATCCTGTAGACCTCTCCGCGCAAATTGTTAGACGAGCACTTCGTAGAGAAAGAGTTTTTAGGGACAGACAAAATCCCCTTGCTTTCCCTGAGACTTATTTGTATGAAAGATATAGATTTTCCGCGGAAGGAATCTCTTACATTTGCGAACTTCTTGAGCCTCACATAAGAAATGTGACACGTCGAAGCCATGCCCTTACTGTACCGCAAATGGTATGTATTGCGTTGCGTTTTTTTGCGAGTGGTACATACTTGTATGCAGTCGGTGATGCGGAGAACCTAGGGAAAAACACGGTTTGTCGAACCATTCGCAAGGTGGTCCTCGCGCTGCAGGGGTACATTAACAGCTTCATTGTGTTCCCCGGACATTTATCGACCATGTCCTTAAAAGAGGGCTTTTATAAAATTGCCG GATTCCCTAGAGTCATAGGAGCACTAGACTGCACACATGTTGCAATCTCCACAGCTCTAGGAGAACATGAGGCAGATTATGTGAATAGAAAATCCTTTCACAGCCTTAATGTTCAG ATGACTTGTGATCATGAATGTATGATCACAAGCTTGGATGCCAAATGGCCTGGCTCAGTGCATGACTCAAGAATTTTCTGTGAGTCTGTGTTGTGTCAGCGCTTTGAGGAAG GGCTTTTTGATGGCCTGTTGGTAGGAGACAGGGGTTATGCATGCCAGAGGTTTTTGCTAACCCCCTATCCTGACCCTCAGCCAGGGCCACAAAACCGCTTCAATGTGGCCCTCAGTAAAACCAGGGTCAAGATCGAGATGACCTTTGGCATCCTAAAGGCACGTTTCAACTGCCTTCGGCATTTAAGAGTGTCACCAGAGAGAGCATCACAGATTGTAGCTGC ATGTGCCATTCTGCATAATATAGCTACAATCAGAAAGGAGCAATTACCACCACAGAACCAACATCTCCCCGATGAAATTGACCCAATCACACTTGACCACCCAGCTGGCGCAGCTGTCAGAGATGCAATTACCATACAATATTTCACTTAA